A window from Nitrospira sp. ND1 encodes these proteins:
- a CDS encoding OsmC family protein translates to MKLSVAYQGGARYDILSDRHRIVTDQPVEDGGADAGMSPVELFVGSVASCVGYFVGQFCARHDISREGLKVDAEWTIAEAPHRVGQIQLAIRLPHRVTPELRERLLKVAHGCTVHQSIVVPAAIAIELNPHGHPATASDLMEEKS, encoded by the coding sequence ATGAAACTCAGCGTGGCGTATCAGGGGGGAGCGCGGTACGACATCCTGAGCGATCGGCACCGGATCGTGACGGATCAGCCGGTTGAAGACGGAGGGGCCGACGCCGGTATGAGTCCCGTGGAACTGTTTGTCGGTTCGGTGGCGAGCTGCGTGGGGTACTTTGTCGGCCAGTTCTGCGCGCGACACGATATCTCACGCGAAGGCCTAAAGGTGGACGCTGAATGGACGATAGCTGAAGCGCCGCATCGAGTCGGGCAGATCCAACTTGCGATTCGCCTTCCCCATCGAGTGACACCCGAGCTGAGAGAGCGGCTGCTGAAGGTGGCGCACGGGTGCACGGTCCATCAATCGATCGTCGTGCCTGCCGCTATCGCGATCGAGCTGAATCCGCACGGCCATCCGGCGACGGCATCTGATCTTATGGAGGAAAAGTCATGA
- a CDS encoding OsmC family protein has translation MEVRSKVYTYRTAVKWTEQKKGTITCEGKPDIQVATPPEFKGHEGIWSPEDLYVASANICLMTTFLAVAERAGLTFTSYHCEAEGRLELVEGKFQVTVITLRPQIALQSGSDAAKAKELIEKAEANCLISNSMKTRIALEPTIS, from the coding sequence ATGGAAGTTCGCAGCAAGGTCTATACGTATCGTACGGCAGTGAAATGGACGGAACAGAAAAAAGGAACGATTACCTGCGAAGGAAAACCGGATATCCAGGTGGCGACACCTCCGGAGTTCAAAGGACATGAGGGGATTTGGTCGCCGGAGGACTTGTATGTGGCGTCGGCCAATATCTGCCTGATGACGACATTTTTGGCGGTCGCCGAACGGGCCGGATTGACCTTCACGTCGTACCACTGTGAGGCGGAAGGACGGTTGGAACTCGTAGAGGGAAAGTTTCAGGTCACCGTGATTACGTTGCGTCCGCAGATTGCGCTTCAGTCGGGAAGCGATGCGGCGAAAGCCAAGGAGCTCATCGAGAAGGCGGAAGCCAACTGCCTGATCTCGAATTCGATGAAAACGCGTATCGCCCTAGAGCCCACCATCTCCTGA
- a CDS encoding cytochrome c → MNDAGRRATVAGGGLLLMVANIVMGGAAGGAEGKSNPEAGKKIYLESCQNCHGPTGKGDSDMAAYLSPPPANLTAKGTQSKTDAQLRKVILEGRPGTAMTGYEGAFEEPQLSDLIAYIRSLKS, encoded by the coding sequence ATGAACGATGCAGGTCGCCGGGCGACAGTCGCGGGCGGAGGACTCCTGTTGATGGTAGCGAACATTGTCATGGGCGGAGCCGCGGGAGGGGCTGAGGGAAAGTCGAATCCCGAGGCCGGGAAGAAGATCTATCTGGAGAGTTGTCAGAACTGCCATGGACCGACGGGCAAAGGCGACAGCGACATGGCGGCCTACCTGTCGCCGCCGCCCGCCAATCTTACCGCCAAGGGGACCCAGTCAAAGACCGATGCGCAACTGCGGAAGGTGATTCTGGAGGGGCGGCCCGGTACGGCCATGACCGGGTATGAGGGAGCGTTTGAAGAACCTCAATTGTCGGATTTGATCGCCTACATCCGCTCGCTCAAGTCATGA
- a CDS encoding ubiquinol-cytochrome c reductase iron-sulfur subunit codes for MSYSDDTQSCEGAGLSTPVGSRRTFFHWVTVAAAAVVGVGLAVPLLGSLVSPAFMRRKREWVDVGPVDTLPAGRPTQLDHVTTVRDGWLEAKSQKAVWAVKQAQGEVKVFSPICTHLGCGYRWDDTEKKFLCPCHGSAYDINGQVLGGPAPRPLDVLPSKVEGGRLLVMYQDFKSGLPQSVEL; via the coding sequence GTGAGTTATTCCGACGACACACAGAGCTGTGAAGGGGCAGGGCTGTCGACTCCGGTCGGGTCGCGGCGGACATTTTTTCACTGGGTGACGGTTGCCGCTGCCGCTGTGGTCGGGGTGGGGCTGGCTGTGCCACTGCTCGGCTCGCTGGTGTCACCGGCCTTCATGCGACGCAAACGTGAATGGGTCGATGTCGGCCCGGTGGATACGTTGCCCGCGGGGCGCCCTACCCAATTGGATCATGTGACCACCGTCCGCGATGGCTGGCTGGAAGCGAAGTCCCAGAAGGCGGTATGGGCGGTGAAGCAGGCGCAAGGCGAGGTGAAGGTCTTCTCCCCCATCTGCACGCATCTGGGATGCGGGTACCGCTGGGACGATACGGAAAAGAAGTTCCTCTGTCCCTGTCACGGGAGCGCCTATGACATCAACGGTCAGGTGTTGGGCGGACCCGCGCCGCGTCCGCTGGACGTACTCCCGTCGAAAGTGGAGGGAGGCCGGCTCCTCGTCATGTATCAAGACTTTAAATCGGGCCTTCCACAGAGTGTGGAGTTGTGA
- the rnk gene encoding nucleoside diphosphate kinase regulator gives MNQRDIYITEFDLNRLRDVLRARISIEARDRDHLESLENELDRAHVVDPSAVPHDVVTMNSQVRIEDVETGMETVYTLVFPADAGIQEKKLSILAPIGTALLGARAGETVDWPVPAGVRTVRIKDVLYQPEAAGHYHL, from the coding sequence TTCGATTTGAACCGTCTGAGAGATGTCCTGAGGGCTCGTATCAGCATTGAGGCGCGGGACAGGGATCATCTGGAGAGCTTGGAGAATGAGCTCGATCGCGCCCATGTCGTGGACCCATCCGCCGTTCCCCATGATGTGGTCACGATGAATTCCCAAGTCCGGATCGAAGACGTCGAGACCGGCATGGAAACTGTCTATACGCTGGTATTTCCTGCCGATGCCGGTATCCAGGAGAAGAAGCTGTCGATCCTTGCGCCGATCGGGACGGCTCTGTTGGGGGCGCGCGCGGGTGAGACGGTGGACTGGCCCGTGCCGGCGGGCGTGCGAACCGTGCGCATCAAGGACGTCTTGTACCAACCCGAAGCCGCAGGGCATTATCACCTATAG
- a CDS encoding cytochrome c, which produces MTQSTAKKTSGFVLAALLCTLLGWVVITAAQEDDRGTIQPAQARQALTLIHARCAVCHTTDLIVQQRLPADRWTVTVEKMMHWGADLSKDEAAMVLQFVTARYHSGAPDHLPSIEEELAMIGPAVGPRQGSEGPVSGVASRGAGLYAHNCQACHGEGASGGAGPKLARNTILKNEGAFWETVLHGRGPMPSWGAVLSHQEIADIHAWLATR; this is translated from the coding sequence ATGACCCAGAGCACGGCGAAAAAGACCTCCGGTTTCGTGCTCGCTGCATTACTCTGTACTCTGCTTGGCTGGGTGGTGATCACGGCGGCTCAGGAAGATGACCGTGGAACGATTCAGCCGGCCCAGGCTCGTCAAGCACTGACATTGATTCATGCCCGTTGCGCCGTCTGCCACACGACCGACCTGATCGTGCAGCAACGGTTGCCGGCCGACCGATGGACAGTGACGGTTGAGAAGATGATGCATTGGGGCGCGGATCTGTCCAAGGACGAGGCGGCGATGGTCTTGCAATTCGTGACGGCGCGGTATCATTCCGGTGCGCCGGACCATCTGCCGTCGATTGAAGAAGAGTTGGCCATGATCGGGCCTGCGGTAGGCCCGCGTCAGGGGTCTGAGGGGCCGGTGTCCGGTGTGGCATCGAGAGGCGCGGGACTCTATGCGCACAATTGCCAGGCCTGCCATGGTGAAGGAGCGTCCGGTGGGGCCGGACCTAAACTCGCGCGCAATACGATTCTGAAAAATGAAGGGGCTTTTTGGGAGACGGTGCTCCATGGGCGGGGGCCGATGCCGTCCTGGGGCGCAGTGCTGAGTCATCAGGAGATCGCGGATATTCATGCCTGGTTGGCGACACGCTGA
- a CDS encoding CBS domain-containing protein encodes MTTMARPGVPVGGFKTVGQIVGTNQLRIHRNQSALAIAVELLTSHTPGAPVVDDAGQYIGFISEFDLLKALRSNQDLNQLTAEQVMVKDRITVTAETSIDDAVRMMEEKRLLNLPVEKDGTIRYTLTRHDLLRAWIGLGLDIENQTV; translated from the coding sequence ATGACGACGATGGCGAGACCGGGTGTGCCGGTAGGCGGATTTAAGACGGTCGGACAGATTGTAGGGACGAACCAATTGCGCATTCACCGGAACCAAAGCGCATTGGCGATCGCGGTGGAGTTGCTGACGAGTCATACACCCGGGGCGCCGGTGGTCGATGACGCGGGACAGTACATCGGGTTCATCAGTGAATTCGATCTATTGAAAGCCCTGAGGTCGAACCAGGATCTCAATCAGCTGACGGCAGAACAGGTTATGGTCAAGGATCGGATTACCGTGACGGCGGAGACATCGATCGACGATGCGGTTCGAATGATGGAAGAGAAGCGTTTGCTCAATCTGCCCGTCGAGAAGGACGGCACGATCAGATACACATTGACCCGACACGATTTGCTGCGGGCCTGGATCGGTCTGGGGCTGGATATTGAGAACCAGACGGTCTGA
- a CDS encoding DUF2892 domain-containing protein produces the protein MACNVGGIERPVRIVLGVLLIGIGVFAGLPPVGMGVALAMGAIALVTGAIGFCPVWTLLGVNTCPIDAGKKS, from the coding sequence ATGGCATGCAATGTTGGTGGAATCGAACGGCCGGTCCGGATCGTGTTGGGGGTCTTGTTGATCGGAATCGGTGTTTTCGCCGGGCTGCCTCCCGTGGGGATGGGGGTTGCGCTGGCCATGGGAGCGATTGCGCTGGTCACCGGCGCCATCGGGTTTTGTCCGGTATGGACTCTGTTGGGGGTCAACACCTGCCCGATCGACGCAGGTAAAAAATCCTGA
- a CDS encoding cytochrome c — protein sequence MMTDVWRSGGLLVALVVGMTTVFAVAVTRVAAKGEQAGEQFVRNTCTACHRIEGPVAARKTKKAPDLIWAGNKYQPAWLVNWLQNPDFKHYPVGYDFRPDRKKRHLALPLDQAKAAAAFLATRKDPRIKEGVMKAGTAEQMARGRKLYQEHGCQNCHYTPAGTPKGYVGGTSSTSFIKLSERLNADWVYRFNLNPNDFEPDSGAYIPKPPLPDEDIYAITAYMMTFK from the coding sequence ATGATGACCGACGTCTGGCGTAGTGGCGGCCTTCTTGTGGCGCTCGTAGTTGGGATGACGACGGTCTTTGCGGTTGCGGTCACTCGCGTTGCGGCAAAGGGCGAGCAAGCGGGCGAACAATTTGTGAGGAACACCTGTACGGCCTGCCATCGAATCGAAGGTCCGGTCGCAGCCCGCAAAACCAAGAAGGCACCGGACCTGATTTGGGCCGGTAATAAGTATCAGCCAGCGTGGCTCGTCAACTGGCTCCAGAATCCCGATTTCAAGCACTATCCCGTCGGCTACGATTTTCGCCCGGATCGAAAGAAGCGACACCTTGCCTTGCCCCTCGATCAGGCGAAAGCGGCGGCGGCGTTTCTGGCTACGCGGAAGGATCCTCGTATCAAGGAAGGTGTGATGAAGGCAGGCACGGCGGAGCAAATGGCGAGGGGACGCAAGCTCTATCAGGAGCATGGATGCCAGAATTGTCATTACACGCCGGCCGGTACGCCGAAGGGGTATGTCGGAGGAACGTCCAGTACCTCGTTCATCAAATTGAGCGAGCGGTTAAACGCGGATTGGGTCTACCGTTTTAACCTGAACCCCAACGATTTCGAGCCGGACAGCGGGGCCTATATCCCTAAGCCGCCGCTGCCGGATGAGGACATTTACGCCATTACCGCATACATGATGACATTCAAATAG
- a CDS encoding c-type cytochrome has protein sequence MGGRRTVVVGCALVILVGLFSFPRLLLGSDQTRVKEMIQNNCAGCHRLEGKADSRFNLKAPDLIWAGSKYQRSWLLRYLTGKEAPLYPKGYRWDLSEGPTRHPVVSEDEALGIAEYFEQHNKDPRVKVGAFDLSKVSKFDATFGGMAYKAHACLGCHLVEENGKLIGGPQSASLVAAGQRYDKDWLFRFGQNPQDFTVHNGEFLADATEPQLRAVIGYLMVQGVKDFKYYEPWTAPEFGMASADRGKVLYKEYCAQCHGFTGKGDGPAASGLEPKPAIHANIPFDKVPTDYLYNVINHGGAAMGKSPSMPYWGLTIGQQGVADVMAYLKVTFKGQAEVAQAAAGSGEGPSGVCPQPRKTAKAPAEFLSKANPLPQSDATIKAGKTLFLQTAQPVACAMCHGDKGNGQGFMGAALIPPPRNFTCGSMMKDLPDGQLFWIIKNGSAGTGMMSFAGLPDEQVWQLIAYVRSLAK, from the coding sequence ATGGGTGGAAGACGGACGGTGGTAGTCGGATGCGCGTTGGTCATATTGGTGGGGTTGTTCTCATTCCCCCGCTTGCTGTTAGGCAGTGATCAGACTCGCGTCAAGGAGATGATTCAGAACAATTGCGCCGGTTGTCACCGCTTGGAAGGGAAAGCGGATTCGCGTTTCAACTTGAAGGCGCCCGACCTGATTTGGGCCGGAAGCAAATATCAGCGCTCATGGTTGCTTCGTTACCTGACGGGGAAAGAGGCGCCGCTGTATCCAAAGGGATATCGCTGGGATTTGTCTGAGGGGCCGACGCGGCATCCGGTGGTCAGCGAAGACGAGGCCCTGGGTATTGCCGAGTATTTCGAACAACACAATAAAGACCCGCGGGTGAAAGTCGGGGCCTTCGATCTCTCGAAGGTCAGCAAGTTCGATGCGACGTTCGGCGGCATGGCCTACAAGGCTCACGCCTGTCTCGGCTGTCATTTGGTCGAGGAGAACGGCAAGCTGATCGGCGGGCCGCAGAGCGCGTCGCTGGTAGCGGCCGGTCAACGGTACGACAAGGATTGGCTCTTCCGGTTCGGACAGAATCCGCAAGATTTCACGGTTCACAACGGGGAGTTCCTGGCGGACGCGACGGAACCGCAACTCCGTGCCGTCATCGGGTACCTGATGGTGCAGGGCGTCAAGGACTTCAAGTATTACGAACCCTGGACGGCGCCGGAGTTCGGGATGGCGAGTGCCGATCGCGGGAAGGTCCTCTATAAAGAATATTGCGCTCAGTGCCATGGGTTCACCGGAAAGGGCGACGGTCCGGCTGCGTCCGGATTGGAACCGAAGCCGGCGATCCATGCGAACATCCCGTTCGACAAGGTGCCGACCGACTATCTTTACAATGTGATCAATCACGGCGGGGCGGCGATGGGAAAATCGCCGAGCATGCCTTATTGGGGTCTGACCATCGGTCAACAGGGTGTCGCGGATGTCATGGCCTATTTGAAAGTGACCTTCAAGGGCCAAGCGGAAGTCGCACAGGCAGCCGCAGGGTCCGGTGAAGGTCCGAGCGGGGTCTGCCCGCAGCCTCGGAAAACGGCGAAGGCGCCGGCAGAGTTTCTATCCAAGGCCAATCCGTTGCCGCAGTCGGATGCGACCATCAAGGCGGGGAAAACCCTGTTTCTCCAGACGGCCCAGCCCGTGGCCTGCGCAATGTGCCATGGCGACAAAGGCAACGGGCAAGGCTTCATGGGCGCGGCCTTGATCCCGCCTCCCCGAAACTTTACGTGCGGCTCAATGATGAAAGATCTTCCGGACGGGCAACTGTTCTGGATCATCAAGAACGGCTCGGCTGGAACCGGCATGATGTCGTTCGCCGGATTGCCGGATGAGCAGGTCTGGCAGTTGATTGCCTATGTGAGAAGTTTGGCGAAGTAA
- a CDS encoding cytochrome b N-terminal domain-containing protein: MSSRLYDWFDRRLNLKPVQRTLLDEPIPGGASWIYVFGSVTLFLFVLQAATGMFLALYYAPTPDHAYDSVRFIETEVTFGWFVRGLHHWGASSMVVAIGLHMLQTFLYGAYKKPREVMWMVGVVLFLVVMTFAFTGYLLPWDQTAYWATQIGINMVGTVPLIGDFLSRVLRGGEILGALTLSRFFAIHVLFLPAILIGGIALHLFVLRRVGPAGPWTDDRASLGSETFAPRQVYMDAVVIALVFLTVAALALSIPLPLTDKANPSDTSFVPVPEWYFLFYYELLKYVHGPLEPLATWVLPLSVILIMLCWPFIDRNPVRNPIRRPVALGSGLLFLFVVFGLLGISLKNLYAVPRTDPAVVQGRAIYAQLGCAGCHRIHGEGGAVAPDLSTIGDARPDRAWHLKHFRDPQSVSPGSFMPKFPLTDQQLNDLTSYMLSLKRES; encoded by the coding sequence ATGTCTTCTCGCCTATACGATTGGTTCGACCGTCGGTTGAACCTGAAACCGGTGCAGCGCACGCTGCTCGACGAACCCATTCCGGGCGGAGCCAGCTGGATTTACGTCTTCGGCTCCGTCACGTTGTTCTTGTTCGTACTTCAGGCCGCCACCGGCATGTTCCTCGCGCTTTATTATGCTCCGACGCCGGATCACGCCTACGACAGCGTCCGATTCATTGAAACCGAGGTCACGTTCGGGTGGTTCGTGCGCGGGCTCCACCATTGGGGCGCGTCGTCGATGGTCGTGGCGATCGGTCTCCATATGCTCCAGACCTTTCTCTATGGCGCGTACAAAAAGCCGCGCGAAGTGATGTGGATGGTCGGGGTGGTGCTGTTCCTCGTGGTGATGACCTTCGCGTTTACCGGCTATTTGCTGCCCTGGGATCAAACCGCCTATTGGGCGACTCAGATCGGCATCAACATGGTGGGCACGGTTCCGCTCATCGGAGATTTTCTCTCCCGGGTCTTGCGAGGAGGAGAAATCCTCGGCGCATTGACGCTGTCGCGGTTCTTTGCGATTCATGTGTTGTTTCTTCCGGCCATCCTGATCGGTGGGATCGCTCTGCATCTGTTCGTGTTGAGACGGGTAGGGCCGGCCGGACCCTGGACCGACGATCGCGCGTCGCTGGGCAGCGAGACCTTCGCTCCCCGGCAGGTTTATATGGATGCGGTGGTGATTGCCCTGGTGTTTCTCACGGTCGCCGCGCTGGCCTTGAGCATTCCTCTGCCCCTGACGGATAAGGCTAATCCTTCCGATACGAGCTTCGTGCCGGTCCCCGAATGGTACTTTCTGTTTTACTACGAGCTGCTCAAGTACGTGCATGGGCCGCTTGAACCGTTGGCGACCTGGGTTCTTCCTCTGTCTGTGATTCTGATCATGTTGTGCTGGCCGTTCATCGATCGTAACCCGGTGCGCAATCCCATCCGGCGGCCGGTGGCCTTGGGCAGCGGCCTGCTCTTCCTGTTCGTCGTCTTCGGTCTCTTAGGCATCTCGCTCAAGAATCTCTACGCTGTGCCGAGAACCGATCCGGCCGTCGTCCAGGGACGAGCGATCTATGCCCAGCTCGGTTGTGCCGGTTGTCATCGCATCCATGGTGAGGGAGGCGCCGTCGCCCCCGACCTGTCTACGATCGGAGACGCGAGACCGGATCGGGCGTGGCATCTCAAGCATTTCCGCGATCCGCAATCCGTCTCGCCGGGATCGTTTATGCCGAAATTCCCGCTTACCGACCAACAGCTCAATGACTTGACCAGCTACATGCTGAGTTTGAAGCGGGAGAGTTAG
- a CDS encoding sulfite oxidase, which produces MTVSRREWLRTVLQGIGIGMVVGPVGTAIATAQGSEAGHGTGPLTVRVTRPFDAETPVREFASWLTPNERFFTRSHFGPPSAETVQPDVWRLTVKGLVKEELTLNLKDLQQLEAVTLTAVLQCSGNGRAHHRPKVPGVQWERGAVGNAQWTGVRLRDVLQRAGVKPQGVHVQLQGADRPALATVPLFTRSIPLAKALHPDTLLAYEMNGRPLPLLHGAPLRVITPGWMAESCMKWLTEITVRADETPGYYMQQAYRIPETAVRLSSGLPGSAMVPVEQMPVKSLIAAPAEGDTVRIGPVTIQGVAWAGEAPVAKVEVSCDDGKTWEQARLLGEGQPYAWRQWQSVWNARTPGPIAILCRATDAQGEQQPATSSWNPGGFLWNGWDRLSVTVAA; this is translated from the coding sequence ATGACGGTGTCCCGACGGGAATGGTTGCGAACGGTCCTGCAAGGAATCGGCATCGGTATGGTGGTTGGGCCCGTGGGCACCGCGATCGCCACCGCGCAGGGGAGTGAGGCGGGGCATGGAACCGGGCCGTTGACCGTACGAGTGACCAGGCCGTTCGACGCAGAAACACCGGTCCGGGAATTTGCCTCCTGGCTCACACCCAATGAGCGATTTTTCACGCGCAGTCACTTCGGCCCTCCTTCAGCCGAGACGGTACAGCCCGATGTCTGGCGACTGACGGTCAAAGGGCTGGTCAAAGAGGAGCTGACGCTCAACCTCAAAGACTTACAACAACTCGAGGCCGTCACCCTGACCGCCGTTCTGCAATGCAGCGGAAACGGACGCGCGCACCATCGTCCCAAAGTGCCCGGTGTGCAGTGGGAACGCGGAGCGGTCGGCAATGCGCAATGGACCGGCGTGCGGCTTCGCGATGTGTTGCAGCGAGCCGGAGTGAAACCGCAGGGAGTCCACGTGCAATTGCAGGGGGCGGACCGGCCGGCGCTGGCGACCGTGCCGCTGTTCACGCGAAGTATCCCCCTCGCAAAGGCTCTCCATCCCGATACCCTCCTGGCCTATGAAATGAACGGCCGTCCGCTGCCCCTGCTGCATGGCGCGCCGCTGCGGGTGATTACTCCCGGCTGGATGGCGGAGTCCTGCATGAAGTGGCTGACCGAGATTACGGTTCGAGCGGATGAAACGCCCGGCTACTACATGCAGCAGGCCTATCGCATTCCGGAAACGGCCGTTCGCCTGTCTTCGGGATTGCCGGGAAGCGCGATGGTTCCGGTCGAGCAGATGCCCGTCAAGTCGCTTATCGCCGCTCCGGCGGAGGGAGACACGGTACGGATCGGGCCGGTCACGATTCAAGGTGTCGCCTGGGCCGGCGAGGCGCCGGTGGCGAAGGTTGAAGTGTCCTGCGACGACGGAAAGACCTGGGAGCAGGCCCGGTTATTGGGAGAGGGGCAGCCCTACGCCTGGCGGCAATGGCAGTCTGTGTGGAATGCCCGCACGCCAGGGCCTATTGCGATTCTCTGCCGCGCCACCGATGCGCAGGGGGAGCAGCAACCGGCGACGAGCTCTTGGAATCCCGGAGGATTTCTATGGAACGGATGGGATCGCCTGTCCGTCACGGTGGCGGCATGA
- a CDS encoding cytochrome c: protein MMNARVTGPVLLSMLLIAAVGSGSYAAGGNVAKGKVLYTNLCIRCHGVDGKGDAYMKFNPPVADLSSPAVQSKLDESLMKAIHDGRKDTAMGAWKFVLSEEEISDVTAYVRVLGSHANRTLP, encoded by the coding sequence ATGATGAACGCCAGAGTCACCGGTCCGGTTCTCCTGTCGATGCTCCTCATTGCGGCGGTCGGCAGCGGTTCGTATGCGGCCGGGGGGAATGTGGCCAAAGGCAAGGTGCTCTATACCAATCTCTGTATCCGTTGCCATGGAGTCGATGGGAAGGGCGACGCCTATATGAAGTTTAATCCTCCGGTCGCCGATCTCAGCTCTCCTGCCGTGCAAAGCAAGTTAGATGAATCCCTTATGAAAGCGATTCACGACGGACGGAAGGATACGGCCATGGGAGCCTGGAAATTCGTCCTCTCCGAAGAAGAGATCAGTGACGTGACCGCCTACGTACGAGTGCTCGGGAGTCACGCCAATCGCACGCTGCCGTAG
- a CDS encoding DsrE family protein gives MATFIISGSRGTDDPTMATLPFMAAKTAKEQGHDVVLWLWNEAVTSARKGSADHVVGVNLTPLKDLLAAVQAANIPIWVCGACAVARQIGQADLIAGAVIKGMPDYIKAVAERDRTVAF, from the coding sequence GTGGCGACGTTTATCATTTCCGGCAGTCGGGGCACAGACGATCCGACCATGGCGACTCTTCCGTTCATGGCGGCCAAGACCGCCAAGGAGCAGGGTCATGATGTGGTGTTGTGGTTGTGGAACGAGGCGGTGACGTCAGCGCGAAAGGGCTCGGCGGATCATGTCGTCGGCGTGAATTTGACGCCGCTGAAAGACCTGTTGGCGGCCGTCCAGGCCGCCAACATTCCCATCTGGGTCTGCGGAGCCTGTGCCGTCGCCAGGCAGATCGGCCAGGCTGATCTCATAGCCGGAGCCGTGATCAAAGGCATGCCGGACTACATCAAGGCTGTGGCTGAGCGCGACCGGACCGTGGCGTTCTAA
- a CDS encoding DUF3365 domain-containing protein, whose amino-acid sequence MSITQKLAGGLVVAVALLGGWGPSFAGAPSAGSVPVEAVMDYLHSVLEANRTFYTVHVVERMQRRGVIESSEKWRELSALPLPAQFFQEASSLATLTGSAVRYRLISLNPINKQNGPHGEFERKALEAVMAHPEQPYKGSVTEGGVRYFQALYADLAVSSVCVSCHNADPRSPKRDYKMRDVLGAVLISIPISE is encoded by the coding sequence ATGTCGATCACACAGAAGCTTGCGGGGGGACTGGTTGTGGCGGTTGCTCTGCTCGGAGGCTGGGGCCCCAGCTTTGCCGGCGCACCATCGGCCGGCAGTGTCCCGGTTGAAGCGGTGATGGACTATCTCCATTCCGTCCTGGAGGCCAATCGCACATTTTATACCGTCCATGTCGTGGAGCGGATGCAGCGGAGGGGCGTGATCGAGTCTTCTGAGAAATGGCGCGAACTCAGCGCCCTTCCGCTTCCAGCCCAGTTCTTTCAAGAGGCATCGAGCCTGGCCACGCTGACCGGCAGCGCCGTCCGGTATCGCTTGATCAGCCTGAACCCGATCAACAAACAAAACGGGCCTCATGGCGAATTCGAGCGCAAGGCGCTCGAAGCGGTCATGGCACATCCAGAGCAGCCGTATAAGGGGTCGGTGACCGAGGGAGGCGTGCGATACTTTCAGGCCCTGTATGCGGATCTTGCCGTGTCGTCCGTGTGCGTGAGCTGCCATAACGCCGATCCCCGCAGCCCGAAACGGGACTACAAGATGCGGGACGTGCTCGGCGCGGTCCTGATCTCGATTCCGATCTCGGAGTGA
- a CDS encoding c-type cytochrome: MRHILFSALVIVAFMTGCVDSKEARSGAQSAMSQAEPDRLDALFSHPSPDSIPGGQRGEQIRLGYELVVHTQEFAAPYVGNRLTCANCHLDAGLDPNSASYVGLSRAYPEYRARTGRVVTLADRINECFERSLNGKPIPSDSHKLRAIVDYIEWLSKDVPAGSRMAWRGIPRIQAPKPPDVANGAKVFTSRCAFCHGADGQGTMAAPAVWGPQSYNIGAEMARIPVAASFIKSNMPRTRGWALSDQDAYDVAAYINSQPRPDFHDKGNDWPKGEKPADAPY; this comes from the coding sequence ATGAGACACATATTGTTCAGTGCCCTAGTGATCGTCGCGTTCATGACAGGTTGCGTCGATTCGAAGGAAGCACGCAGCGGCGCACAGTCTGCCATGAGTCAAGCCGAGCCGGACAGGCTCGATGCCCTCTTCAGCCATCCCTCCCCCGATTCCATCCCCGGCGGGCAGCGCGGGGAGCAGATCCGGTTGGGTTATGAGCTCGTCGTTCATACGCAGGAATTCGCCGCACCCTACGTAGGGAATCGGCTCACTTGCGCCAATTGTCATTTGGACGCAGGGCTCGATCCCAATTCGGCCTCTTATGTCGGGCTCTCGCGGGCCTATCCGGAATATCGCGCGCGAACCGGGCGTGTCGTGACATTGGCCGACCGTATCAATGAATGTTTTGAACGCAGCTTGAACGGCAAGCCGATTCCGTCGGACAGCCACAAGCTCCGGGCCATCGTGGACTACATCGAATGGTTGTCGAAGGATGTTCCGGCAGGAAGCCGGATGGCCTGGCGTGGCATCCCACGGATTCAAGCGCCCAAGCCGCCGGATGTGGCGAATGGTGCCAAGGTCTTCACGTCCCGTTGCGCGTTTTGCCACGGAGCGGACGGGCAGGGCACGATGGCAGCTCCCGCTGTGTGGGGACCTCAGTCTTACAACATCGGCGCGGAGATGGCGCGCATTCCGGTAGCCGCTTCCTTCATTAAATCGAACATGCCTCGCACCAGAGGATGGGCCCTATCGGATCAGGATGCCTATGACGTAGCGGCGTATATCAACTCCCAACCACGCCCGGATTTTCACGACAAGGGCAATGACTGGCCGAAGGGAGAGAAACCGGCGGATGCACCCTATTGA